One window of Nocardioides dongkuii genomic DNA carries:
- a CDS encoding ferredoxin produces the protein MKIKVDFDLCESNGLCEAMAPEVFELDDDDYLQVKADETSPENLENVKRAVAACPRAAISLED, from the coding sequence ATGAAGATCAAGGTGGACTTCGACCTGTGCGAGTCCAACGGGCTGTGCGAGGCGATGGCGCCCGAGGTGTTCGAGCTCGACGACGACGACTACCTCCAGGTCAAGGCGGACGAGACGTCCCCGGAGAACCTCGAGAACGTCAAGCGCGCTGTGGCAGCCTGCCCGCGCGCCGCAATCAGTCTGGAGGACTGA
- a CDS encoding MlaD family protein: MTRGVKTRLLAFVVLAAVGVVYVAGSYLGLVDRILGRGIEVEATLPGSGGLFEGSQVTYRGVKVGEVDAMHVTRTGLRLDLALEEGTEIPEDSRLEVHNLSAVGEQYLDVIPPDDSGPYVEDGDVLVGDEDSLPVGEDDLLVDLDELVRSVDQDNLNTVIEELGTTFQDTADPLEQMVESGSDFLEAALANEEATFGLLDNGRTVLETQQRHRTDIRVFARSLADLTGELRGRDPELRTVLEGGGSAVREVEALVAGLEPTLPVFIGDLVTLNQILTTRLPALEQLLVTFPKIVANGFTGTPGDGYGHINLQLAQTPGPCRDGFMPTDQWRPASDLTDTEIFPAECREGPPANMRGSKYAPRFGGDAGRAPYGRAVTDDPPVTIGRAGGLQDLFGDDSWRWMLLGPVGAS; this comes from the coding sequence ATGACCCGGGGCGTGAAGACCCGGCTGCTGGCCTTCGTGGTCCTCGCCGCCGTCGGGGTGGTCTACGTCGCGGGCAGCTACCTCGGCCTCGTCGACCGGATCCTCGGCCGCGGCATCGAGGTCGAGGCGACCCTCCCCGGCTCCGGGGGCCTCTTCGAGGGCAGCCAGGTGACCTACCGCGGCGTCAAGGTCGGCGAGGTCGACGCCATGCACGTCACCCGCACGGGCCTGCGGCTGGACCTGGCGCTGGAGGAGGGCACCGAGATCCCGGAGGACTCCCGCCTCGAGGTCCACAACCTCTCCGCGGTCGGCGAGCAGTACCTCGACGTGATCCCGCCCGACGACTCCGGGCCGTACGTCGAGGACGGCGACGTCCTGGTCGGGGACGAGGACAGCCTCCCGGTCGGCGAGGACGACCTGCTCGTCGACCTCGACGAGCTGGTCCGCTCGGTCGACCAGGACAACCTCAACACCGTCATCGAGGAGCTCGGCACCACGTTCCAGGACACGGCCGACCCGCTGGAGCAGATGGTCGAGTCCGGCTCGGACTTCCTCGAGGCGGCCCTGGCGAACGAGGAGGCGACCTTCGGCCTCCTCGACAACGGCCGCACGGTGCTCGAGACCCAGCAGCGGCACCGCACCGACATCCGGGTCTTCGCCCGGTCCCTCGCCGACCTGACCGGCGAGCTGCGCGGCCGGGACCCCGAGCTGCGCACCGTGCTGGAGGGTGGCGGCTCGGCGGTCCGCGAGGTCGAGGCGCTGGTCGCCGGCCTCGAGCCGACGCTGCCGGTCTTCATCGGCGACCTCGTCACCCTCAACCAGATCCTGACCACCCGACTCCCCGCCTTGGAGCAGCTCCTCGTGACGTTCCCCAAGATCGTGGCCAACGGCTTCACCGGCACGCCCGGTGACGGCTACGGCCACATCAACCTCCAGCTGGCGCAGACGCCGGGACCCTGCCGCGACGGCTTCATGCCTACCGACCAGTGGCGCCCGGCGTCCGACCTCACCGATACCGAGATCTTCCCCGCGGAGTGCCGCGAGGGGCCGCCGGCGAACATGCGCGGCTCGAAGTACGCGCCGCGCTTCGGTGGCGACGCCGGCCGCGCCCCCTACGGTCGGGCGGTGACCGACGACCCCCCGGTGACCATCGGCCGCGCCGGCGGCCTCCAGGACCTGTTCGGCGATGACTCCTGGCGCTGGATGCTCCTCGGCCCGGTGGGCGCCTCGTGA
- a CDS encoding MCE family protein: MSSQTQSRALAAAVAVILVVTLALVLLGRDETRGQKKLTAHFASAVSIFVDTEVRILGVPVGKVTAVVPEGDSVRVDMLYDAEYDVPADARAVIVTPTLVSDRFIQLTPVHTGGKAMADGGEIPLRETATPVELDRIYESLSTLANALGPNGANRNGSLDTLLARGTEALEGQGGTANQMIRDLSAAAQTFGDNSGDLFGTVRQLNAFTGTLARNDALVDEFMGDLARATNQLSGEREELGRALEALAGAVGTVRTFVKENREALVGEVEDLTDVLDVLVAEKESIITAVEKGPLGMGNLALGFDTKTGSQNARIQVGPNVEDLDGFLCALVTNAQVPRAGVVCKLLEGLLEPLGLQLPAGGTPRGTGDTRVPGEAVPAQGLRELLGGGPR, translated from the coding sequence ATGTCGTCCCAGACCCAGTCCCGCGCGCTCGCCGCGGCCGTCGCCGTCATCTTGGTGGTGACCCTCGCGCTGGTGCTCCTGGGCCGCGACGAGACCCGCGGCCAGAAGAAGCTGACCGCTCACTTCGCCAGCGCGGTGAGCATCTTCGTCGACACCGAGGTCCGCATCCTCGGCGTCCCGGTCGGCAAGGTGACCGCCGTCGTCCCCGAGGGCGACTCGGTCCGCGTCGACATGCTCTACGACGCGGAGTACGACGTCCCGGCCGATGCGCGCGCGGTCATCGTGACCCCGACCCTCGTCTCGGACCGGTTCATCCAGCTCACCCCGGTGCACACCGGCGGGAAGGCGATGGCCGACGGCGGCGAGATCCCGCTCCGGGAGACCGCGACGCCGGTGGAGCTCGACCGGATCTACGAGAGCCTCTCCACCCTGGCCAACGCGCTCGGCCCGAACGGCGCCAACCGCAACGGCTCCCTCGACACGCTGCTCGCGCGCGGCACCGAGGCCCTCGAGGGGCAGGGCGGGACCGCCAACCAGATGATCCGGGACCTCTCCGCGGCGGCGCAGACCTTCGGCGACAACAGCGGCGACCTGTTCGGGACCGTCCGCCAGCTCAACGCCTTCACCGGGACCCTCGCCCGCAACGACGCGCTCGTCGACGAGTTCATGGGCGACCTGGCCCGGGCGACCAACCAGCTCTCCGGGGAGCGCGAGGAGCTCGGCCGCGCCCTCGAGGCGCTCGCCGGGGCCGTGGGCACCGTCCGCACCTTCGTCAAGGAGAACCGGGAGGCCCTCGTCGGCGAGGTCGAGGACCTCACCGACGTGCTCGACGTGCTCGTCGCCGAGAAGGAGTCGATCATCACCGCGGTCGAGAAGGGGCCGCTCGGGATGGGCAACCTGGCGCTGGGCTTCGACACCAAGACCGGGTCGCAGAACGCGCGGATCCAGGTCGGGCCCAACGTCGAGGACCTCGACGGCTTCCTGTGCGCGCTCGTCACCAACGCCCAGGTGCCGCGCGCCGGCGTCGTCTGCAAGCTGCTCGAGGGCCTGCTCGAGCCGCTCGGGCTGCAGCTCCCCGCCGGCGGCACGCCCCGGGGCACCGGCGACACCCGCGTGCCCGGCGAGGCGGTCCCCGCCCAGGGGCTGCGCGAGCTGCTGGGGGGTGGCCCGCGATGA
- a CDS encoding glycosyltransferase family 4 protein gives MRVALLSYRSHPHTGGQGIYLRHLSRELANLGHTVEIFSGQPYPDLDHPDVRLTKVPSLDLYRQPDPFRVPKLREFRDLVDVEEFATMCMAGFPEPKTFSTRVARLLRDRVDDFDIVHDNQVLGYGMLDIEKHGLPLITTLHHPITFDRRIDISQTRNPWRKLTLSRWYGFLRMQRKVARQARKILTPSEASKRDIATDFGVDPARMQVILLGVEDGFVPPTKPRVAGRILAMASADAPMKGIATLLEAFAKLRTERDIELVLVTKPRPGGRTERLIAELSIGDSVRFVHGISDAQLIELMGSAELACVPSLYEGFSLPTAELMACATPLVVSRAGAIPEVVGPDGLCADLVTPGDVGELTAALGALLDDPERRDRMGRAGRQRVQELFSWRAVAATVATAYEEVIADYRRDREETNRADR, from the coding sequence ATGCGCGTGGCTTTGCTGTCCTATCGCAGCCACCCCCACACCGGGGGCCAGGGGATCTACCTGCGACACCTGAGCCGGGAGCTGGCCAACCTCGGGCACACCGTCGAGATCTTCTCCGGGCAGCCCTACCCCGACCTCGACCACCCCGACGTCCGCCTGACGAAGGTGCCGAGCCTCGACCTGTACCGCCAGCCGGACCCGTTCCGGGTGCCGAAGCTGCGCGAGTTCCGCGACCTCGTCGACGTCGAGGAGTTCGCGACCATGTGCATGGCCGGCTTCCCGGAGCCCAAGACGTTCAGCACCCGGGTCGCCCGGCTGCTGCGCGACCGGGTCGACGACTTCGACATCGTCCACGACAACCAGGTGCTCGGCTACGGGATGCTCGACATCGAGAAGCACGGCCTGCCGCTGATCACCACGCTGCACCACCCGATCACCTTCGACCGGCGCATCGACATCAGCCAGACCCGCAACCCGTGGCGCAAGCTCACGCTCAGCCGCTGGTACGGCTTCCTCCGGATGCAGCGCAAGGTCGCGCGCCAGGCGCGCAAGATCCTCACCCCGTCGGAGGCCTCCAAGCGCGACATCGCCACGGACTTCGGGGTCGACCCTGCCCGGATGCAGGTGATCCTGCTCGGGGTCGAGGACGGCTTCGTGCCGCCCACCAAGCCGCGCGTCGCGGGCCGGATCCTGGCGATGGCCAGCGCGGACGCGCCCATGAAGGGCATCGCGACGCTGCTTGAGGCGTTCGCCAAGCTGCGCACCGAGCGCGACATCGAGCTGGTGCTGGTCACCAAGCCGCGGCCCGGCGGCCGCACCGAGCGGCTGATCGCCGAGCTGTCGATCGGGGACTCGGTCCGGTTCGTGCACGGCATCAGCGACGCCCAGCTGATCGAGCTGATGGGCTCGGCCGAGCTCGCGTGCGTGCCGTCCCTCTACGAGGGCTTCTCGCTGCCGACCGCCGAGCTGATGGCCTGCGCGACCCCGCTGGTCGTCTCGCGGGCCGGCGCCATCCCCGAGGTCGTCGGCCCCGACGGGCTGTGCGCCGACCTGGTCACGCCCGGCGACGTCGGCGAGCTGACCGCCGCGCTGGGCGCCCTGCTCGACGACCCCGAGCGGCGCGACCGGATGGGACGCGCCGGACGGCAGCGGGTCCAGGAGCTGTTCAGCTGGCGCGCGGTCGCGGCGACCGTCGCGACGGCGTACGAGGAAGTGATCGCCGACTATCGGCGCGACCGTGAGGAGACCAACCGTGCTGACCGTTGA
- a CDS encoding SDR family NAD(P)-dependent oxidoreductase, with product MRPGRLAGKVAIVTGGAMGQGAAIVRAYVAEGASVAVADVAQEEGQALADSLCAEAGAEVARFTRHDVSDEASWAALVADTDERFGPVGILANNAGILRFGQVESQDLAELELMFRVNQLGPFLGMRAVARTMRKNGGGSIINASSTEGLGGMAGTVAYGATKFAVRGMTKGAAHELGQHGIRVNSVHPGMIDTPMTRVHGGDAAMEYGASKVPLRRVGLPEDVAPLYVFLGSDESSYINGAEIAIDGGVTATHAFGG from the coding sequence GTGAGGCCGGGACGCCTGGCCGGCAAGGTCGCCATCGTCACCGGCGGCGCGATGGGCCAGGGCGCGGCGATCGTGCGCGCGTACGTCGCCGAGGGCGCCTCGGTCGCCGTCGCCGACGTGGCCCAGGAGGAGGGGCAGGCGCTGGCCGACTCGCTGTGCGCGGAGGCGGGCGCCGAGGTGGCCCGCTTCACCCGCCACGACGTCAGCGACGAGGCCTCCTGGGCCGCGCTGGTCGCCGACACCGACGAGCGGTTCGGCCCGGTCGGGATCCTGGCGAACAACGCCGGCATCCTCCGCTTCGGGCAGGTCGAGAGCCAGGACCTCGCCGAGCTCGAGCTGATGTTCCGGGTCAACCAGCTCGGCCCGTTCCTCGGCATGCGCGCCGTGGCCCGGACCATGCGGAAGAACGGTGGCGGCTCGATCATCAACGCCTCCTCGACCGAGGGCCTCGGCGGGATGGCCGGCACCGTCGCGTACGGCGCCACCAAGTTCGCCGTCCGCGGCATGACCAAGGGCGCCGCCCACGAGCTCGGCCAGCACGGCATCCGGGTCAACTCGGTGCACCCCGGCATGATCGACACCCCGATGACGCGCGTGCACGGCGGCGACGCCGCCATGGAGTACGGCGCCTCGAAGGTGCCGCTGCGTCGCGTCGGGCTGCCCGAGGACGTCGCGCCGCTCTACGTCTTCCTCGGCAGCGACGAGTCCTCCTACATCAACGGCGCAGAGATAGCGATCGACGGCGGGGTCACCGCGACCCACGCCTTCGGCGGATAA
- a CDS encoding TetR family transcriptional regulator, whose amino-acid sequence MSTANSLSADELGSAAQRERRKRILDATIELASQGGFDAVQMRAVADRADVALGTLYRYFPSKIHLLVSALGRELERSDATMRDRPVTGDTAAERVVHVLKRTTRGMQGDPHLTEALTRAFMFADASVRTEIHTVGMLLTQMMTRAMHPDQVEQTEDDVAIARVIGDVWLSSLVGWVTGRTTAAETAQHMETAVRLLLRE is encoded by the coding sequence GTGAGCACTGCCAACTCGCTCAGCGCCGACGAGCTCGGATCGGCCGCGCAGCGCGAGCGCCGCAAGCGCATCCTCGACGCCACCATCGAGCTGGCGTCGCAGGGCGGCTTCGACGCCGTCCAGATGCGGGCCGTGGCGGACCGGGCCGACGTCGCCCTGGGCACGCTGTACCGCTACTTCCCGTCCAAGATCCACCTGCTCGTCTCCGCGCTCGGCCGCGAGCTCGAGCGCTCGGACGCCACGATGCGGGACCGGCCGGTCACCGGCGACACCGCCGCCGAGCGGGTCGTCCACGTGCTCAAGCGCACCACCCGCGGCATGCAGGGCGACCCTCACCTCACGGAGGCGCTGACCCGGGCGTTCATGTTCGCCGACGCCTCGGTGCGCACCGAGATCCACACCGTGGGCATGCTGCTCACCCAGATGATGACCCGGGCCATGCACCCCGACCAGGTCGAGCAGACCGAGGACGACGTGGCGATCGCCCGGGTGATCGGCGACGTGTGGCTGTCCTCGCTCGTCGGCTGGGTCACCGGCCGCACCACGGCCGCCGAGACCGCCCAGCACATGGAGACCGCGGTCCGGCTGCTGCTCCGCGAGTAG
- a CDS encoding MCE family protein, whose product MAARGRSDAQVLRFGAIALVVLLVVMAAAFNLQKFPGFRGTGYHAVLTDASGLRAGQMVQVAGQRVGRVGGLAVEDGKVVVDFEVDAGVELGPDTRASVEVLNLLGEKYLELVPEGKGDLEPGGTIPVENTRAAYDIVDVLGDLTTTTEAIDDQQLEEAFDVISATLDGAAPEIQGSFTGLSRLSRTIATRDEELAGLLDRAESVSGLFADRRGDLVQLMDSSSLVFDELDRREEAIHRLLVNAETLAIQLRGLAEDNEKDLAPALAELRTVTTMLRDRRTELRKTAAAVGPYADILGNIVGTGPWFDAYLVNLLGLGTGEFLPGPRS is encoded by the coding sequence ATGGCCGCCCGCGGACGCAGCGACGCCCAGGTCCTCCGCTTCGGCGCGATCGCCCTGGTGGTGCTGCTCGTCGTGATGGCGGCGGCGTTCAACCTGCAGAAGTTCCCGGGCTTCCGCGGCACCGGGTACCACGCGGTCCTCACCGATGCGAGCGGGCTGCGGGCCGGCCAGATGGTCCAGGTCGCCGGGCAGCGGGTCGGCCGCGTGGGGGGCCTCGCGGTCGAGGACGGCAAGGTCGTCGTCGACTTCGAGGTGGACGCGGGCGTCGAGCTCGGCCCCGACACCCGCGCGTCGGTCGAGGTCCTCAACCTGCTGGGGGAGAAGTACCTCGAGCTGGTCCCGGAGGGCAAGGGCGACCTCGAGCCGGGCGGCACGATCCCGGTCGAGAACACCCGGGCGGCGTACGACATCGTCGACGTGCTCGGCGACCTGACCACCACCACCGAGGCCATCGACGACCAGCAGCTCGAGGAGGCCTTCGACGTCATCTCCGCGACGCTCGACGGCGCGGCACCCGAGATCCAGGGCTCGTTCACCGGTCTCTCCCGGCTGTCGCGGACCATCGCGACCCGCGACGAGGAGCTGGCCGGGCTGCTGGACCGCGCGGAGTCCGTCAGCGGGCTGTTCGCCGACCGGCGCGGCGACCTGGTGCAGCTGATGGACAGCAGCAGCCTGGTCTTCGACGAGCTCGACCGCCGCGAGGAGGCGATCCACCGGCTGCTGGTGAACGCCGAGACCCTCGCGATCCAGCTGCGCGGGCTCGCGGAGGACAACGAGAAGGACCTCGCGCCCGCGCTCGCCGAGCTGCGCACCGTGACCACGATGCTCCGCGACCGGCGCACCGAGCTGCGCAAGACGGCGGCCGCCGTCGGCCCGTACGCCGACATCCTGGGCAACATCGTCGGCACCGGCCCGTGGTTCGACGCCTACCTGGTGAACCTGCTCGGTCTCGGCACCGGCGAGTTCCTCCCCGGACCGAGGAGCTGA
- a CDS encoding pyridoxamine 5'-phosphate oxidase family protein, producing the protein MANQRSQIVMSEDEIDTFLTQQRSATIATMGPAGQVHLVAMWYAWFDGHLWIETKAKSQKVVNLRRDGRMSFLVEAGHTYDQLRGVSLEGAGVVVEDPEVVWKVCVDIFERYNAPYTEELRPFVELMAKNRVVVRLDADRVRSWDHRKLGMDPITLGGSTAAFLE; encoded by the coding sequence ATGGCCAACCAACGCAGCCAGATCGTCATGTCCGAGGACGAGATCGACACGTTCCTCACCCAGCAGCGCAGCGCCACCATCGCCACGATGGGGCCCGCGGGCCAGGTCCACCTGGTCGCCATGTGGTACGCGTGGTTCGACGGCCACCTCTGGATCGAGACCAAGGCGAAGTCGCAGAAGGTCGTCAACCTGCGGCGCGACGGGCGGATGAGCTTCCTCGTCGAGGCCGGCCACACCTACGACCAGCTGCGCGGGGTCTCCCTCGAGGGCGCCGGCGTCGTGGTCGAGGACCCGGAGGTGGTGTGGAAGGTGTGCGTCGACATCTTCGAGCGCTACAACGCGCCGTACACCGAGGAGCTGCGGCCGTTCGTGGAGCTGATGGCCAAGAACCGCGTCGTGGTCCGGCTGGACGCGGACCGGGTGCGCTCCTGGGACCACCGCAAGCTCGGGATGGACCCGATCACGCTCGGTGGGTCGACGGCGGCGTTCCTGGAGTAG
- a CDS encoding 3-oxoacyl-ACP reductase has protein sequence MTDLLSLDGRVAVVTGAGAGLGRAEALALSAAGARVVLNDLPGAADDAAEEIRGRGGEARVVEGDVAERSTADAMVAAAVDGFGSLDIVVNNAGMTRDRMLFNMSDEEWDAVIRVHLRGHFLLTRNAASYWRAKAKETGAPVDASVVNTASEAFLSGPPGQANYGAAKAGIAALTVSTARAMASSGVRANAICPRARTAMTAQVFGEDTSGEEVDPYSPEHVAPLVAYLASPAAAAITAQVFVVYGGMVALVAPPTLEQRFDTTGSTWDLGELDKQLGGYFEGRDPAKGFSADEIMRLQA, from the coding sequence ATGACCGACCTGCTTTCCCTCGACGGCCGCGTCGCCGTCGTCACCGGCGCCGGCGCCGGTCTCGGCCGCGCCGAGGCGCTGGCCCTCTCCGCCGCGGGTGCCCGGGTGGTGCTCAACGACCTTCCCGGTGCCGCCGACGACGCCGCCGAGGAGATCCGTGGCCGCGGGGGCGAGGCGAGGGTCGTCGAGGGCGACGTCGCCGAGCGCAGCACCGCCGACGCGATGGTCGCCGCCGCCGTCGACGGCTTCGGCAGCCTCGACATCGTGGTCAACAACGCCGGCATGACCCGCGACCGGATGCTGTTCAACATGTCCGACGAGGAGTGGGACGCGGTCATCCGCGTGCACCTGCGGGGCCACTTCCTGCTGACCCGCAACGCCGCGTCGTACTGGCGGGCGAAGGCGAAGGAGACCGGCGCCCCGGTCGACGCGAGCGTGGTCAACACCGCCTCCGAGGCGTTCCTCAGCGGCCCTCCGGGACAGGCCAACTACGGCGCCGCCAAGGCCGGCATCGCCGCGCTGACGGTCTCGACCGCCCGCGCGATGGCGAGCAGCGGCGTGCGCGCCAACGCGATCTGCCCGCGGGCCCGCACCGCGATGACCGCGCAGGTCTTCGGCGAGGACACCTCCGGCGAGGAGGTCGACCCCTACTCCCCGGAGCACGTCGCGCCGCTGGTCGCCTACCTCGCCTCGCCGGCCGCCGCCGCGATCACCGCCCAGGTCTTCGTCGTGTACGGCGGGATGGTGGCGCTCGTCGCGCCGCCGACCCTCGAGCAGCGCTTCGACACCACCGGCTCGACCTGGGACCTCGGCGAGCTCGACAAGCAGCTCGGCGGCTACTTCGAGGGCCGCGACCCCGCGAAGGGGTTCTCCGCCGACGAGATCATGCGGCTCCAGGCGTGA
- a CDS encoding MCE family protein, whose amino-acid sequence MTARPVPRPVRRVLGAVAVLAVAAPLLAACDFDGAYDLPLPGSPVSGEETFTVTADFDDVLNVVPRSPVMVSDVVVGEVDEVERDGWNAEVTLRIRSDIELPDNAVAEIRQTSLLGEKYVDLGEPVGAPRGRLGDGDHLELDATGRNPEVEEVLGALSFVLSGGGVGQIRQISDEVNALMSGRTDDVKSLFRRLDELVGGLDEQKGDIIGAMEALNRLARTLNQETETIDAAIRSTGPALEVLNEQHDQLVAMLGELDRLGEVGTRVINGTKENLLADLEHLRPILRRLNETGDSLPRGLSLLISFPFPEEALEIVKGDYANAKFALDVSLEGLTQILEPGDGGGGGGLPLPDIPGLPDLPDIPLPDLPGLPSLPGVGRGADGYTRDSTIGTGGGLLEGGLG is encoded by the coding sequence ATGACCGCCCGTCCCGTGCCCCGCCCCGTGCGGCGCGTGCTCGGCGCGGTGGCCGTGCTGGCCGTGGCGGCGCCGCTCCTCGCGGCCTGCGACTTCGACGGCGCCTACGACCTGCCGCTCCCCGGGAGCCCGGTCAGCGGCGAGGAGACGTTCACGGTCACCGCCGACTTCGACGACGTCCTCAACGTCGTCCCGCGGTCGCCGGTGATGGTCAGCGACGTCGTCGTCGGCGAGGTCGACGAGGTCGAGCGCGACGGCTGGAACGCGGAGGTGACGCTGCGGATCCGCAGCGACATCGAGCTGCCCGACAACGCCGTCGCCGAGATCCGCCAGACCAGCCTGCTGGGGGAGAAGTACGTCGACCTCGGCGAGCCCGTGGGCGCGCCGCGCGGCCGGCTGGGGGACGGCGACCACCTCGAGCTGGACGCGACCGGCCGCAACCCGGAGGTCGAGGAGGTGCTGGGCGCGCTCTCGTTCGTGCTCAGCGGCGGCGGGGTCGGCCAGATCCGGCAGATCTCCGACGAGGTCAACGCGCTGATGAGCGGCCGCACCGACGACGTGAAGAGCCTGTTCCGCCGCCTCGACGAGCTCGTGGGGGGCCTCGACGAGCAGAAGGGCGACATCATCGGCGCGATGGAGGCGCTCAACCGGCTGGCCCGGACGCTCAACCAGGAGACCGAGACCATCGACGCGGCGATCCGGTCCACCGGGCCCGCGCTCGAGGTGCTCAACGAGCAGCACGACCAGCTGGTCGCGATGCTGGGCGAGCTCGACCGGCTCGGCGAGGTGGGCACCCGCGTCATCAACGGCACCAAGGAGAACCTCCTCGCCGACCTCGAGCACCTGCGCCCGATCCTGCGCCGGCTCAACGAGACCGGGGACTCGCTCCCGCGCGGCCTCTCGCTGCTGATCAGCTTCCCCTTCCCGGAGGAGGCGCTGGAGATCGTCAAGGGCGACTACGCCAACGCGAAGTTCGCGCTCGACGTCTCCCTCGAGGGGCTGACCCAGATCCTGGAGCCCGGCGACGGCGGCGGGGGCGGCGGCCTGCCGCTGCCCGACATCCCCGGCCTGCCGGACCTGCCCGACATCCCGCTGCCCGACCTCCCCGGCCTCCCGTCGCTGCCGGGCGTCGGCCGGGGTGCGGACGGCTACACGCGGGACTCCACGATCGGCACCGGCGGCGGCCTGCTCGAGGGGGGTCTCGGATGA
- a CDS encoding NAD(P)/FAD-dependent oxidoreductase: MTAAREAPVRAETDVLIVGAGPTGLFAAYYAGFRGHRVAIVDSLPELGGQITAMYPEKAILDVAGFPSVKGRDLVAGLVAQAATAAPAYFLERTATDLEHHVDGVVVRLDDGTEITAGAVLITAGIGKFSPRPLPAGEGWLGRGLAFFVPSFAPYAGKDVVIVGGGDSAFDWALHLEPIARSVTLVHRRDAFRAHERTVQQVRDSSVRIITRAEVTALSGTDTVQSVDVTVDGETTTLPAQAVVAALGFIADLGPLQQWGIEVAKRHVVVDPAMRTSLPRVFAAGDITEYPGKVRLIAVGFGEAATAVNNATVAIDPTAKVFPGHSSEGS, encoded by the coding sequence GTGACCGCAGCCCGCGAGGCCCCCGTCCGCGCGGAGACCGACGTCCTCATCGTCGGGGCCGGCCCCACCGGGCTCTTCGCCGCCTACTACGCCGGGTTCCGCGGGCACCGGGTGGCGATCGTCGACTCCCTGCCCGAGCTCGGCGGGCAGATCACCGCGATGTACCCCGAGAAGGCCATCCTCGACGTCGCCGGGTTCCCGTCGGTCAAGGGCCGCGACCTCGTGGCCGGGCTGGTCGCCCAGGCGGCGACCGCGGCCCCGGCGTACTTCCTGGAGCGGACGGCCACCGACCTCGAGCACCACGTCGACGGCGTGGTCGTGCGGCTCGACGACGGCACCGAGATCACGGCCGGCGCGGTGCTGATCACCGCCGGCATCGGCAAGTTCAGCCCCCGGCCGCTGCCGGCCGGCGAAGGCTGGCTGGGCCGCGGCCTCGCGTTCTTCGTCCCGAGCTTCGCGCCGTACGCCGGCAAGGACGTCGTCATCGTCGGCGGCGGCGACAGCGCGTTCGACTGGGCGCTGCACCTGGAGCCGATCGCCCGGTCGGTGACCCTGGTGCACCGGCGCGACGCCTTCCGCGCCCACGAGCGCACCGTCCAGCAGGTGCGGGACTCCTCGGTGCGGATCATCACCCGGGCCGAGGTGACCGCGCTCTCCGGCACCGACACGGTGCAGTCCGTCGACGTCACGGTCGACGGCGAGACGACCACGCTGCCGGCGCAGGCGGTGGTCGCCGCGCTCGGCTTCATCGCCGACCTCGGCCCGCTGCAGCAGTGGGGGATCGAGGTCGCCAAGCGGCACGTCGTGGTCGACCCCGCCATGCGCACCAGCCTGCCGCGGGTCTTCGCGGCGGGCGACATCACGGAGTACCCGGGCAAGGTCCGGCTGATCGCCGTCGGCTTCGGCGAGGCCGCGACCGCCGTCAACAACGCGACCGTGGCGATCGACCCGACCGCGAAGGTCTTTCCGGGCCACTCCAGCGAAGGGAGCTGA
- a CDS encoding class I SAM-dependent methyltransferase: protein MLTVDFDRLGLKPGDRVLDMGCGGGRHAFEMYRRGADVIAFDMDADELAGVREVFLGMKDAGEVPEGAEADVKEGDALALPFADGEFDRIIAAEVLEHVPADIQAIQELVRVLRPGGTLAVSVPRWFPEVVNWKLSDDYHNVEGGHIRIYTDKELSDKLVKAGLELEGKAYTHGLHAPYWWIKCAVGVTNDDHPLAKAYHRLLVWEIMKQPKALQLAGKVLDPLIGKSMVLYLRKPHV from the coding sequence GTGCTGACCGTTGACTTCGACCGCCTGGGCCTCAAGCCCGGCGACCGCGTGCTCGACATGGGGTGCGGCGGCGGCCGGCACGCGTTCGAGATGTACCGCCGGGGGGCGGACGTGATCGCCTTCGACATGGACGCCGACGAGCTGGCGGGGGTCCGTGAGGTCTTCCTGGGCATGAAGGACGCCGGCGAGGTGCCCGAGGGCGCCGAGGCCGACGTCAAGGAGGGCGACGCCCTGGCGCTGCCCTTCGCCGACGGCGAGTTCGACCGGATCATCGCCGCCGAGGTGCTCGAGCACGTCCCGGCCGACATCCAGGCGATCCAGGAGCTGGTGCGGGTCCTGCGGCCGGGCGGCACGCTCGCGGTGTCGGTGCCGCGGTGGTTCCCCGAGGTCGTGAACTGGAAGCTCTCCGACGACTACCACAACGTCGAGGGCGGGCACATCCGGATCTACACCGACAAGGAGCTCTCCGACAAGCTGGTCAAGGCCGGCCTGGAGCTGGAGGGCAAGGCCTACACCCACGGCCTGCACGCGCCGTACTGGTGGATCAAGTGCGCCGTCGGCGTCACCAACGACGACCACCCGCTCGCGAAGGCCTACCACCGCCTGCTCGTGTGGGAGATCATGAAGCAGCCCAAGGCCCTGCAGCTCGCCGGCAAGGTCCTCGACCCGCTGATCGGCAAGAGCATGGTGCTCTACCTGCGGAAGCCGCATGTCTGA